A single Streptomyces sp. Edi2 DNA region contains:
- a CDS encoding metalloregulator ArsR/SmtB family transcription factor: protein MSNQELEVLGQTQECCPGLLTAPLDEEQAAELSKVFKALGDPVRLRLLSMIASRAGGEVCVCDLTPAFDLSQPTISHHLKHLRQAGLIDSERRGTWVYYRLLPQMTDRLAGILTRSAGEPLPQLTETPAGITS, encoded by the coding sequence ATGTCGAATCAAGAGCTTGAGGTGCTCGGCCAGACCCAGGAGTGCTGCCCGGGGCTGCTGACCGCGCCGCTGGACGAAGAGCAGGCCGCCGAGCTGTCGAAGGTCTTCAAAGCCCTCGGGGATCCGGTGCGGCTGCGACTGCTGTCGATGATCGCCTCCCGGGCCGGCGGTGAGGTGTGCGTGTGTGACCTGACGCCCGCCTTCGACCTGTCCCAGCCGACGATCTCCCACCACCTCAAGCACCTGAGGCAGGCCGGACTCATCGACTCCGAACGCCGCGGGACCTGGGTTTATTACCGGCTGCTTCCTCAGATGACCGACCGCCTCGCCGGCATCCTGACCCGCTCCGCCGGAGAGCCTCTTCCCCAGCTCACCGAGACGCCCGCGGGCATCACCTCATGA
- a CDS encoding ArsI/CadI family heavy metal resistance metalloenzyme: MPRVQLALNVPDLEASVEFYAKLFGVEPAKRRPGYANFAVVEPPLKLVLIEGEAGQETRLDHLGVEVGSTEQVHAATDRLVEAGLATFEENDTSCCYALQDKVWVHGPGKEPWEVYAVKADAGQLGKSDIPGSGACCGSQSAAEPSEPASGCACGSS, encoded by the coding sequence ATGCCCCGTGTGCAGCTCGCCCTCAACGTCCCCGATCTTGAGGCGTCGGTGGAGTTCTACGCCAAGCTGTTCGGCGTCGAGCCGGCCAAGCGCCGCCCTGGATACGCCAACTTCGCCGTCGTCGAGCCGCCGCTGAAGCTCGTCCTCATCGAAGGCGAGGCGGGCCAGGAGACCCGCCTGGACCACCTCGGTGTCGAGGTCGGCTCCACCGAGCAGGTCCATGCCGCAACCGACCGCCTGGTGGAAGCGGGGCTTGCGACCTTCGAGGAGAACGACACCTCCTGCTGCTACGCCCTCCAGGACAAGGTGTGGGTGCACGGCCCCGGCAAGGAGCCCTGGGAGGTCTACGCCGTCAAGGCCGACGCCGGCCAGCTGGGCAAGAGCGACATCCCGGGTAGCGGCGCCTGCTGCGGCAGCCAATCCGCTGCCGAGCCCTCCGAGCCGGCTTCCGGTTGCGCCTGCGGCAGCAGCTGA
- a CDS encoding tyrosine-type recombinase/integrase, with protein sequence MPNNSGRKRRFGAVRQLPSGRWQIRYPDPVTKQLRKGDRTYPTKRDAEVKLSEIEADIVRGRWVDPDAGKVSFGDFIDQWFRERNYASTTRGRNGGVIRLHIRPHLGDLTVGEIDTPRVRRWRAELLEAGVGEATVVKAYQILRAALNTAVDDGLIQRNPCRIKGAGITKSAERPVLTVEEVFAVAGAIEGRYRAMVLLAAFTGMRFGELAALQRRDVDLEGRFVQVRRAQAEPQSGKLEVKAPKSEAGVRTVSFPASLVPEIKEHLRIFGEDGRSGLLFVGPKGGRLRRNNFHDTWTAALKGAGAKGVHFHDLRHTGNSLAATGGATTRELMTRMGHSTVRAAMIYQHLVGGRDQEIADHVDRLIKKSKKAKGSKKDGESPYGDKIN encoded by the coding sequence ATGCCCAACAACAGTGGTCGCAAGCGGCGGTTCGGTGCGGTTCGGCAACTTCCCTCGGGCCGCTGGCAGATCCGCTACCCGGACCCGGTGACCAAGCAACTGCGTAAGGGCGATCGGACTTACCCGACCAAGCGGGATGCCGAGGTCAAGCTGTCGGAGATCGAAGCCGACATCGTTCGCGGTCGCTGGGTCGATCCGGATGCGGGGAAGGTCAGCTTCGGCGACTTCATCGACCAGTGGTTCCGTGAGCGGAACTACGCGTCGACCACGCGGGGTCGAAACGGCGGCGTCATCAGGCTGCACATCCGACCGCACCTTGGGGATCTGACGGTGGGGGAGATCGACACCCCGCGCGTTCGACGCTGGCGGGCCGAACTGCTGGAGGCGGGAGTCGGTGAAGCCACCGTGGTGAAGGCGTACCAAATTCTGCGGGCGGCGCTGAACACCGCCGTCGACGACGGGCTGATCCAACGCAATCCGTGCCGTATCAAGGGCGCCGGCATCACCAAGTCGGCAGAGCGCCCCGTACTCACGGTTGAGGAGGTGTTCGCCGTGGCCGGCGCGATCGAGGGGCGCTACCGCGCGATGGTGCTGCTGGCTGCCTTCACCGGCATGCGGTTTGGGGAGCTGGCTGCCCTGCAACGGCGAGATGTCGACCTGGAGGGACGCTTCGTCCAGGTGCGGCGGGCTCAGGCGGAGCCGCAGTCGGGGAAGTTGGAGGTCAAGGCACCGAAGAGCGAGGCAGGTGTCCGTACCGTCTCGTTCCCTGCGTCGCTCGTTCCGGAGATCAAGGAACACCTGCGGATCTTCGGAGAGGACGGCCGGTCGGGACTGCTGTTCGTCGGCCCGAAGGGCGGCAGGCTGCGCCGGAATAACTTCCATGACACGTGGACGGCGGCGCTCAAGGGGGCCGGGGCCAAGGGTGTCCATTTCCACGATCTGCGGCACACGGGCAACAGCCTGGCCGCGACTGGTGGCGCCACCACGCGGGAGCTGATGACACGTATGGGTCACTCGACCGTACGAGCCGCCATGATCTATCAGCACCTCGTCGGCGGACGGGATCAGGAGATCGCGGATCACGTCGACCGGCTGATCAAGAAGTCGAAGAAGGCGAAGGGCTCCAAGAAGGATGGGGAGTCGCCCTACGGAGACAAGATCAACTGA
- a CDS encoding excisionase family DNA-binding protein encodes MSGRLLTVEQVAERLGTSVRFPRRLISERRITFVHVGRHVRIPERELEDFIALHTTNPISRRRGRAVA; translated from the coding sequence ATGAGCGGCCGGCTCCTGACCGTGGAGCAGGTGGCCGAACGGCTCGGCACCTCGGTGCGCTTCCCTCGGCGTCTCATTTCCGAGCGTCGGATCACTTTCGTCCACGTCGGACGTCACGTACGCATTCCGGAACGGGAGCTTGAGGACTTCATCGCGCTCCACACCACCAATCCCATCAGTCGGCGTCGCGGAAGGGCGGTGGCCTGA
- a CDS encoding replication initiator: protein MNQVSKGAAALAERAVLGDFDAWQRSIVRLGGCTNPIHLVGNTTLADARTGEVLHSFASDGRGGRLLTACGNRRTSVCPTCARLYRADTYQLIRAGLVGGKETSPEVSAHPRVFLTLTAPGFGPVHTRRERNGRLRACRPRKVGESCPHDVPIGCFIRHAEGDPEIGEPLCPQCYDYAGAVLWQALAGQLWHRFAMELRRELARRIGVTRTGLGALLRLAYAKVAEYQRRGLVHFHAVIRLDGPEGANSPPPGWASTQLLTDAVNEAVGRVSLPAPGGDVIGDRTLRFGQQIDVRPIKEFGVGERLTSAAVAAYIAKYATKGAEAAGAVDGRIHRSTDLATLPVRAHTRRMIATCWWLGGLSEFEALRLRQWAHMLGYGGHFSTKSRQYSTTLTALRQARAEHRAQEQLEALGLGDRPTVAIGQWRFVGRGYSLAEELIAAGVRASRTEVSA from the coding sequence ATGAACCAGGTCTCGAAGGGCGCCGCTGCCCTCGCGGAACGAGCCGTGCTGGGTGACTTCGACGCTTGGCAGCGCAGCATCGTGCGCCTCGGCGGCTGCACGAATCCGATTCACCTGGTCGGCAACACGACCCTGGCCGACGCGAGGACAGGCGAGGTCCTGCACTCCTTCGCCTCGGACGGCCGGGGCGGCCGACTGCTCACCGCATGTGGCAACCGGCGGACGAGTGTCTGCCCGACCTGTGCCCGCCTGTACCGGGCGGATACGTACCAGCTGATCCGTGCCGGACTGGTCGGCGGCAAGGAGACCAGTCCGGAGGTCAGCGCCCACCCTCGGGTCTTCCTCACCCTCACCGCTCCTGGCTTCGGCCCGGTCCACACGCGGCGCGAACGCAACGGTCGGCTGCGTGCCTGTCGACCGCGCAAGGTGGGGGAGAGCTGCCCGCACGATGTTCCGATCGGTTGCTTCATCCGCCATGCCGAGGGTGATCCGGAAATCGGGGAGCCGCTGTGCCCGCAGTGCTACGACTACGCGGGGGCTGTGCTCTGGCAGGCGCTCGCCGGGCAGCTCTGGCATCGGTTCGCGATGGAGCTGCGGCGGGAACTCGCCCGCAGGATCGGCGTCACCCGTACCGGCCTCGGTGCTCTGCTCCGGCTCGCGTACGCCAAGGTTGCCGAGTACCAGCGTCGGGGCCTGGTCCACTTCCACGCCGTGATCCGCTTGGACGGTCCGGAAGGCGCGAACTCCCCTCCGCCCGGTTGGGCCTCAACCCAGCTCCTGACTGACGCGGTGAATGAAGCCGTCGGACGCGTCAGCCTCCCGGCACCTGGTGGCGATGTGATCGGAGACCGGACGCTTCGCTTCGGGCAGCAGATCGACGTACGCCCCATCAAGGAATTCGGTGTGGGGGAGCGGCTGACGTCCGCGGCCGTGGCGGCGTACATCGCCAAGTACGCGACCAAGGGAGCGGAGGCGGCCGGCGCGGTCGACGGGAGGATTCACCGTTCGACTGACCTCGCCACGCTGCCCGTACGCGCTCACACGCGGCGGATGATCGCCACCTGCTGGTGGCTGGGCGGGCTGTCAGAGTTCGAGGCCCTGCGGTTGCGCCAGTGGGCCCACATGCTCGGGTACGGCGGCCACTTCTCGACCAAGTCGCGGCAGTACTCCACCACTCTCACTGCGCTTCGGCAGGCTCGTGCCGAACATCGTGCGCAGGAGCAGTTGGAAGCGCTCGGGCTCGGAGATCGTCCGACGGTGGCCATCGGCCAGTGGAGGTTTGTGGGTCGCGGTTACTCGCTGGCCGAGGAGCTGATCGCGGCCGGTGTCCGGGCCTCGCGAACGGAGGTGTCCGCATGA
- a CDS encoding FtsK/SpoIIIE domain-containing protein — MVAVLALGLLIAGPGLRRRYPVAWWVIVGYPLACLHVARTWRPLMAGCGLAVSRKAALVVVSGLVGKGAAPPQPRVPRRSALHPTAQGFWFLVRLLPGQVPESFAKAAPAMAEDWQVHAVRVTAYKPGVVRIVASATDPLKEPRVPMQRGPGRLLRVVVGALETGSQWVLDLRRVPHWLIVGATRSGKSTLINALVAGLAPQHVALIGIDCKGGMELSLYGPRLSALATNRSQAVKLLGALVDLTLDRMAICRASHVRNIWGLAEKEQPVPVVVIVDEIAELFLIANRTEKDEAQAASTALIRLAQLGAALGVYLVVAGQRVGSDLGPGVTALRAQLGGRVCHRVADPGTAEMALGDLNPDALKAAQAITPEQAGTAVIASGDGWERARSHLISETEAEATAAEYAHLAPYIPELVDAIGGTSPGMTIPFARPDRDEDE; from the coding sequence GTGGTGGCCGTGCTGGCGTTGGGCCTGCTCATCGCGGGCCCGGGCCTGCGGCGCCGTTACCCGGTGGCCTGGTGGGTGATCGTCGGATATCCCTTGGCCTGCTTGCATGTCGCCCGCACCTGGCGGCCGTTGATGGCCGGCTGCGGGCTGGCAGTGAGCCGTAAGGCCGCGCTCGTCGTGGTCTCCGGGCTCGTGGGGAAGGGGGCGGCGCCTCCGCAGCCCCGGGTTCCACGACGTAGTGCCCTGCATCCGACGGCGCAAGGGTTCTGGTTCCTGGTGAGGCTGCTTCCGGGGCAGGTGCCTGAGAGCTTCGCCAAGGCGGCGCCTGCGATGGCGGAGGACTGGCAGGTTCACGCGGTGCGGGTCACGGCGTACAAGCCCGGTGTGGTGCGGATCGTGGCTTCGGCCACCGACCCGCTGAAGGAGCCGCGGGTACCCATGCAGCGCGGCCCCGGTCGGCTCCTACGCGTGGTGGTCGGTGCTCTGGAGACCGGATCGCAATGGGTCCTGGACCTGCGGCGTGTCCCGCACTGGCTGATCGTCGGGGCCACACGGTCGGGAAAGTCGACACTGATCAACGCACTCGTCGCCGGGCTGGCTCCGCAACACGTCGCCCTGATCGGAATCGATTGCAAGGGTGGCATGGAGCTGTCGCTCTATGGCCCTCGCCTCTCCGCACTCGCGACCAACCGAAGTCAGGCGGTGAAGCTCCTGGGCGCGCTGGTGGACCTCACGCTCGACCGCATGGCGATCTGCCGGGCCTCCCACGTCCGCAACATCTGGGGCCTGGCGGAGAAGGAGCAACCTGTTCCGGTCGTTGTGATCGTGGACGAGATCGCGGAATTGTTTCTCATCGCCAACCGCACTGAGAAGGACGAAGCGCAGGCTGCCAGTACGGCCTTGATCCGGCTGGCTCAGCTTGGCGCGGCGCTGGGTGTGTATCTCGTCGTCGCCGGGCAGCGAGTCGGCTCGGACCTCGGACCGGGCGTCACTGCCCTACGGGCTCAACTGGGCGGACGCGTCTGCCATCGGGTCGCCGATCCCGGAACCGCAGAGATGGCGCTCGGAGATCTTAACCCGGACGCACTGAAGGCAGCTCAGGCAATCACGCCGGAGCAAGCGGGGACAGCCGTCATCGCCTCGGGAGACGGCTGGGAACGGGCCCGTTCCCACTTGATCTCAGAGACCGAAGCGGAAGCGACTGCGGCCGAGTACGCGCACCTCGCCCCGTACATCCCCGAACTGGTCGACGCCATCGGCGGTACGTCCCCCGGCATGACCATTCCCTTCGCACGTCCAGACCGCGACGAAGACGAATGA
- a CDS encoding GntR family transcriptional regulator, translating into MDTNEPTSPVENPMPPEKAQAKYRQIAEYLRQGILDGTYPAGQPLPSEELLAKQFGVSRPTVRQGISELRASGLVEVMMGRGMFVRSPHSRPSVTRPRGVRRDADGRYIEADGLRWTDAEEPAVTRTDAPLALADLLRIPPGEPMYTYDALQTADRGRLRQLHRTYVPFSVLVDTKYEDQAPPPAPHLYTALADLGHELHFTEYLRTRMPLPDQAEALRLSDGVPLLHILRVTTGGEDKPLALEEFQLPGDDLEISYPL; encoded by the coding sequence ATGGACACCAACGAGCCGACGTCACCCGTGGAGAACCCGATGCCGCCCGAGAAAGCCCAGGCCAAATACCGCCAGATCGCGGAGTACCTGCGGCAGGGCATCCTGGACGGCACGTACCCGGCCGGCCAGCCGTTGCCGTCCGAGGAACTGCTCGCGAAGCAGTTCGGCGTCTCTCGCCCCACTGTCCGTCAAGGCATCTCAGAACTTCGCGCCTCGGGCTTGGTCGAGGTCATGATGGGCCGCGGCATGTTCGTCCGCTCACCCCACTCCCGCCCGAGCGTCACCCGCCCCCGCGGCGTACGGCGCGACGCAGACGGACGCTACATCGAGGCCGACGGCCTCCGCTGGACCGATGCCGAAGAGCCCGCCGTCACCCGCACTGACGCACCGCTCGCCCTGGCCGACCTGCTCCGCATCCCGCCGGGCGAGCCGATGTACACCTACGACGCATTGCAGACCGCCGACCGAGGCCGGCTCCGCCAACTCCACCGCACCTATGTGCCGTTCTCCGTGCTGGTCGACACCAAGTACGAGGACCAGGCACCCCCGCCAGCCCCTCACCTGTACACCGCACTCGCCGACCTGGGCCACGAACTGCACTTCACGGAGTACCTGCGCACCCGCATGCCGCTACCGGACCAGGCGGAAGCCTTGCGCCTATCCGACGGGGTACCTCTGCTCCACATCCTCCGCGTCACCACCGGCGGCGAGGACAAGCCCCTGGCTTTGGAGGAGTTCCAACTCCCCGGGGATGACTTGGAGATCAGTTACCCGCTCTGA
- a CDS encoding DUF262 domain-containing protein, which yields MPSIRQLIEAVSDGRVRIPAFQRGFVWNADRVAQLMDSIYKGYPFGALLFWRTRAELKTERDLGPFSLPPRPEDYPIDYVLDGQQRLTSIFGVFQTELRPIGKSDWMDIYFDFMGDADAQESLFVPLTPSEVDPKKHFPLNVFFDASKYGPAFRALPESATPKIDDLYSRFKEVDVPVQTFVTDDRAGVAIVFERVNRLGVELDTLQLLSAWTWSDDFDLQRRFADLSEELEPFGFKGVGEDVTLLLRCCAAVIDGDASPKTLVSLNGTKVREQFSHVVNGIKGAIDFVRRELKVEKLDNLPHATLLVPLASFFAAADSKSVKVSDRQRATLLRWFWKACFSARYGRVVQRNLQVDVEEAVKLKNGEPSALDDISAHIDDRFFLENNFNLNAVNSKTFILLLAQERPLSFVSGQSIDLSTALQAYNRNEFHHLYPQSHLRSEGIPTDRQSPLANLCFINAIDNKVLGGVAPSAYRSRVSSKDGVFERALCPKVELFDDDYEAFLRARSRALVNAANALMNP from the coding sequence ATGCCTTCAATCCGCCAACTCATTGAAGCTGTATCGGACGGCAGGGTTCGCATTCCCGCATTTCAGCGAGGTTTCGTTTGGAATGCCGATAGGGTCGCCCAGCTAATGGACAGCATCTACAAGGGATACCCTTTTGGCGCATTGCTTTTTTGGCGCACAAGGGCAGAGCTGAAGACCGAGAGGGACCTGGGCCCCTTTTCCCTTCCTCCTCGGCCGGAGGATTACCCAATTGACTATGTTCTAGATGGTCAGCAACGCCTGACGAGCATCTTCGGCGTTTTCCAAACCGAGCTAAGGCCTATCGGAAAATCGGACTGGATGGACATCTATTTCGACTTCATGGGCGACGCAGACGCACAAGAGAGCTTGTTTGTTCCGTTGACTCCTAGTGAAGTCGACCCAAAGAAGCACTTCCCGTTGAACGTATTTTTTGACGCCTCAAAATACGGTCCAGCCTTCAGGGCACTTCCCGAGTCGGCAACCCCTAAGATCGATGATTTGTACAGTCGCTTCAAAGAAGTCGACGTTCCAGTGCAGACGTTCGTTACCGATGATCGGGCTGGCGTTGCAATCGTATTCGAGCGAGTTAATCGACTTGGCGTTGAACTCGACACGTTGCAGCTGTTGAGTGCGTGGACATGGTCAGATGATTTCGATCTACAACGCCGCTTCGCTGACTTGAGTGAAGAACTGGAGCCTTTCGGATTCAAAGGTGTAGGAGAAGATGTCACTCTACTCCTTCGCTGTTGCGCTGCCGTCATTGACGGGGATGCATCGCCGAAAACGCTCGTTTCACTTAATGGGACCAAAGTTCGAGAGCAGTTCTCCCATGTAGTCAACGGGATCAAGGGAGCTATTGACTTCGTAAGGCGCGAACTGAAAGTGGAAAAACTTGACAATCTCCCACACGCCACACTACTCGTGCCACTCGCGTCATTCTTCGCTGCAGCTGATTCGAAATCGGTCAAGGTTTCAGATCGGCAGCGAGCAACGCTCCTTCGCTGGTTCTGGAAGGCTTGCTTCTCCGCGCGATACGGGCGGGTCGTGCAAAGGAATTTGCAAGTGGATGTAGAAGAAGCCGTAAAGTTGAAAAACGGCGAGCCTTCCGCCCTTGATGATATTTCAGCGCACATCGATGACCGATTCTTCCTGGAGAATAACTTCAACCTGAATGCGGTCAACTCTAAGACATTCATCCTCCTCCTGGCGCAGGAGCGCCCTCTGAGTTTCGTTAGCGGGCAATCGATCGATCTATCGACTGCCCTCCAAGCGTACAATCGAAATGAGTTCCACCATCTTTACCCCCAGTCCCACCTGCGCTCGGAGGGAATTCCAACTGATCGGCAAAGCCCGCTAGCGAACCTATGCTTTATCAATGCCATTGATAATAAGGTCCTGGGTGGAGTTGCGCCAAGCGCATACCGCTCACGCGTGTCCAGTAAGGACGGTGTGTTTGAGCGCGCCCTATGCCCCAAAGTTGAACTGTTTGATGACGACTATGAGGCTTTTCTTAGAGCGCGTTCCCGGGCCCTCGTCAACGCGGCTAACGCGCTGATGAACCCATAG